Proteins co-encoded in one Marinobacter qingdaonensis genomic window:
- a CDS encoding iron ABC transporter permease, whose product MTEAVTRVEPGLSQPLMAKRTSRRWLISAVLTTAIVALPVLSVVFLALFPEENIWPHLLDTTLPRYLTTTLQLMIGVGALTLVIGLSSAWAVTMCEFPGRKFFEWAMLLPFAVPAYVIAYVYTSLLDYAGPVQTALRAWFGWQNASDYWFPEIRSLEGATLMIGLVLYPYVYLLARAAFLEQSPSLFAVSRSLGHSALSTFFRVVLPIARPAIAVGLSLVLMETLNDFGTVDFFAVQTLTAGLFDTWMNLGNLGGAAQIATTMLIFMVILVTLERYSRRRQQQFAARDNRDPIQRFSLSGPQQLACLAACALPLLFGFIIPGFTLGLYAWEYFGESWNPDFIENTLNSLFLSGTAALTTLLIGVTLAYSRRLHNTRGMQVLMRLSSLGYAMPGAVLAVGVIVPLAGFDNWFDGLMREWFGVSTGLLLSGSAFALVFAYTVRFLAVSAGSVESALQKVTPSMDMASRSLGHSPGKTLVRVHLPMLRGTLLTAALVVFVDCMKELPATLILRPFNFETLATYVYQFASDERLYHSALPALIIVLAGIVPIILMSRSISKTRTIG is encoded by the coding sequence ATGACCGAGGCCGTCACCAGGGTTGAACCAGGGCTGTCCCAGCCCCTGATGGCGAAACGCACCTCACGCCGCTGGCTGATCTCCGCCGTGCTGACCACCGCCATCGTGGCCTTGCCGGTTCTGTCCGTGGTGTTCCTCGCACTGTTTCCTGAAGAAAACATCTGGCCGCACCTGCTGGACACCACCCTGCCCCGCTATCTGACCACCACCCTGCAGTTGATGATCGGCGTGGGTGCCCTGACCCTGGTGATCGGATTGTCCTCGGCCTGGGCCGTGACCATGTGCGAGTTTCCCGGCCGCAAGTTTTTCGAATGGGCCATGCTGTTGCCGTTCGCTGTGCCGGCGTACGTCATTGCCTATGTGTACACCAGCCTGCTGGATTATGCCGGCCCGGTGCAGACCGCCCTGAGGGCCTGGTTCGGCTGGCAGAACGCCAGCGACTACTGGTTTCCGGAGATTCGAAGCCTGGAGGGCGCCACGCTGATGATCGGCCTGGTGCTTTACCCCTACGTTTACCTGTTGGCCCGGGCGGCGTTTCTGGAGCAATCGCCCTCGCTCTTCGCGGTCAGCCGCAGTCTGGGCCATTCGGCCCTCAGCACCTTTTTCCGGGTCGTGCTGCCCATCGCCCGGCCGGCGATCGCCGTCGGACTGTCGCTGGTGCTGATGGAAACCCTGAACGATTTCGGCACCGTCGATTTCTTTGCGGTGCAAACCCTGACCGCAGGCCTGTTCGACACCTGGATGAATCTGGGCAATCTGGGTGGCGCCGCGCAGATTGCCACCACCATGCTGATCTTCATGGTGATCCTCGTGACCCTGGAGCGCTATTCCCGCCGGCGGCAGCAGCAGTTTGCCGCGCGCGATAACCGCGACCCGATTCAGCGCTTTTCCCTTTCCGGACCCCAGCAACTGGCTTGCCTGGCCGCCTGCGCACTGCCGCTGCTGTTCGGCTTCATCATCCCTGGCTTCACTCTGGGCCTGTACGCATGGGAGTATTTTGGCGAAAGCTGGAATCCGGATTTCATCGAAAACACCCTGAACAGCCTGTTCCTGTCCGGAACCGCCGCGCTCACCACACTGCTGATCGGTGTCACCCTGGCGTACAGCCGCCGGCTGCACAACACTCGGGGCATGCAGGTCCTGATGCGGCTATCCAGCCTGGGCTATGCCATGCCCGGAGCGGTTCTGGCGGTGGGTGTCATTGTGCCCCTGGCCGGGTTTGATAACTGGTTCGATGGCCTGATGCGGGAATGGTTTGGCGTTAGCACCGGACTGCTGCTCAGCGGGTCGGCGTTCGCCCTGGTGTTTGCCTACACCGTGCGTTTTCTTGCGGTCTCGGCGGGCAGCGTGGAGAGCGCCCTGCAGAAGGTAACGCCGAGCATGGACATGGCCTCGCGCTCGCTCGGCCACAGCCCGGGGAAAACCCTGGTTCGGGTGCACCTGCCCATGCTCCGGGGCACCCTGCTCACAGCCGCGCTGGTGGTGTTCGTGGATTGCATGAAGGAATTGCCGGCCACGCTGATCCTCCGGCCGTTCAATTTCGAGACCCTGGCGACCTACGTGTACCAGTTTGCCTCCGACGAGCGGCTGTACCACAGCGCCCTGCCGGCCTTGATCATCGTGCTCGCCGGCATTGTCCCGATCATCCTGATGAGCCGGTCCATCTCCAAGACCCGGACCATCGGATAG
- a CDS encoding thioesterase domain-containing protein, translating to MSKLALFQDRINEEIPLSQALGIRLLSWDGHALLLSAPLAQNRNHQGTGFGGSVYSAAVTAAWGLTELALSDLGLRGAVVVQSGNIDYVAPVDQDFYVICRLPGGEIPAKFRKSLARHGKGRLDLTAEVFCGEPTPEPLGRPVAVFQGRFVVKDVHSKVTPHAAR from the coding sequence ATGAGCAAACTGGCCCTTTTCCAGGATCGTATCAACGAAGAAATCCCTCTGTCCCAGGCCCTGGGCATCCGCCTTCTTTCCTGGGACGGTCATGCACTGCTGTTAAGTGCACCCCTGGCCCAGAACCGGAACCATCAGGGCACCGGGTTCGGGGGCAGTGTCTATTCGGCGGCGGTCACGGCCGCCTGGGGCCTGACCGAGTTGGCTCTGTCGGACCTGGGCCTGCGCGGTGCAGTGGTGGTGCAGAGCGGCAACATCGACTATGTGGCTCCAGTGGATCAGGACTTCTACGTCATTTGCCGGCTGCCCGGCGGTGAGATCCCGGCCAAATTCCGCAAGAGTCTGGCGCGCCACGGCAAGGGCCGACTGGATCTGACCGCCGAAGTCTTTTGCGGCGAGCCAACCCCAGAGCCTCTGGGGCGGCCGGTGGCGGTATTCCAGGGGCGCTTCGTGGTCAAGGATGTGCATTCCAAAGTGACACCCCACGCGGCGCGCTGA
- a CDS encoding AMP-binding protein translates to MDTTNKLPLDMVYHWETNKANSLYMTQPIGDGKVVEYTWGRAVDEARRMAAYLKSLNLPEKSRIGLISKNCAQWIMTDWAIWMAGHISVPLYPTLNADTVNYILNHAECDVLFVGKLDDWDMMKPGVPESVRCISFPLSPPNEFETWDDIVAKYPPLAENTQRDPDELATIVYTSGSTGRPKGVMLSFRNMAFAAAGGTQVLGVGSQERMLSYLPLAHVFERTFVELGSLYTGFQLYFAESLDTFVQDLQRAQPTLFLSVPRLWVKFQHGVLQKLPKQKLERLMKIPVVNKLIKKKILKGLGLSKVKLAGSGSAPLSSDVLDWYRNLGLELLEGYGMSENFAYSHMNKPGRSRTGYVGEALPGVEVKISEQGEVLVKSPATMMGYYKDEEKTREAFTEDGFLKTGDKGEIDDLGRLKLTGRIKEIFKTSKGKYIAPAPIENRLMSHDAIEMVCVSGANQTQPHALVMLGEDIRPKAADENFRKELEASFKNLIQEVNKTVDPHEQLAFITVVSDEWSIENSFLTPTLKLKRNVVEDAYQEKVDNWYAQRQAVIWQ, encoded by the coding sequence ATGGACACAACAAACAAGCTCCCGTTGGATATGGTCTACCATTGGGAGACCAACAAGGCCAACTCCCTGTACATGACCCAGCCGATTGGTGACGGCAAAGTTGTGGAATACACCTGGGGTCGCGCGGTCGATGAGGCGCGACGGATGGCCGCCTATCTGAAATCGCTCAACCTGCCGGAAAAGAGCCGAATTGGCCTGATTTCCAAAAACTGCGCGCAGTGGATCATGACCGATTGGGCCATCTGGATGGCCGGTCACATTTCCGTGCCCCTGTACCCGACCCTGAACGCCGATACGGTCAACTACATCCTGAACCACGCGGAGTGCGATGTCCTGTTCGTGGGCAAGCTGGACGATTGGGACATGATGAAGCCCGGTGTCCCGGAATCGGTCCGTTGCATTTCCTTCCCGCTGAGTCCGCCCAACGAATTTGAAACCTGGGACGACATCGTGGCCAAGTACCCGCCGCTGGCGGAGAACACCCAGCGCGATCCGGACGAGCTGGCCACCATCGTTTACACCTCGGGCAGCACCGGCCGTCCCAAGGGCGTGATGCTGAGTTTCCGCAACATGGCCTTTGCCGCCGCTGGTGGCACCCAGGTGCTGGGCGTGGGTTCGCAGGAGCGGATGCTGTCCTACCTTCCCCTGGCGCACGTGTTTGAGCGCACCTTCGTTGAGCTTGGTTCCCTGTACACCGGCTTCCAGCTCTATTTCGCGGAGTCTCTGGACACCTTTGTCCAGGATCTGCAGCGCGCCCAGCCGACGCTGTTCCTGTCGGTACCGCGGCTGTGGGTGAAGTTCCAGCACGGTGTGCTGCAAAAGCTGCCGAAGCAGAAGCTGGAACGGCTGATGAAGATTCCGGTGGTCAACAAGCTGATCAAGAAAAAGATTCTCAAGGGTCTGGGCCTGAGCAAGGTCAAATTGGCCGGCAGTGGCTCCGCGCCCCTGTCCAGCGATGTCCTGGACTGGTACCGCAACCTCGGTCTGGAACTCCTTGAGGGTTACGGCATGTCCGAGAACTTTGCCTACTCCCACATGAACAAGCCCGGGCGCTCACGCACCGGCTATGTCGGGGAAGCGCTGCCCGGCGTTGAGGTGAAGATCAGCGAGCAGGGTGAGGTGTTGGTCAAGAGCCCCGCGACCATGATGGGCTACTACAAGGACGAGGAGAAAACCCGCGAGGCCTTCACCGAGGACGGGTTCCTCAAGACCGGCGACAAGGGTGAAATTGACGACCTGGGCCGGCTCAAGCTGACCGGTCGCATCAAGGAAATCTTCAAGACCAGCAAGGGCAAGTACATTGCCCCGGCGCCCATCGAAAATCGCCTGATGTCCCATGACGCCATCGAAATGGTGTGCGTGTCTGGCGCCAACCAGACCCAGCCCCACGCCCTGGTGATGCTGGGAGAGGACATTCGCCCCAAGGCCGCCGATGAGAACTTCCGTAAGGAGCTTGAAGCCAGCTTCAAGAACCTGATCCAGGAAGTGAACAAGACGGTCGATCCGCACGAGCAACTGGCATTCATCACGGTGGTCAGTGACGAGTGGTCGATCGAAAACAGCTTCCTGACCCCGACCCTCAAGCTGAAACGCAACGTGGTTGAAGATGCGTATCAGGAAAAGGTCGACAACTGGTACGCCCAGCGTCAGGCGGTGATCTGGCAGTGA